The window AAGTTATTTAATCAAACAAGTAATTAAAAAACCTTCAACTGCTCAAACCTATTTAGAAGAAGCAATTCTAGATTCATTAAAACGTTTAATCTTCCCATCTATTGAAAGAGAAATCCGATCAGAATTAAGTGATATTGCTGAAAATCAAGCAATTGAAGTATTTGCTGATAATTTATCTAAACTCTTACTTCAACCACCTTTAAAAGGTAAAGTTATCCTTGGTGTTGACCCTGCCTTTAGAACAGGTTGTAAGTTATGTATTGTTGATAAAAACGGTATGGTATTAGAAAAAGGTGTTATCTATCCACACGAAAAATCAGTTGGTGCGAAAGTAGATGAAGACTTACTATTTAAGGCGCGTTTACAATTAAAAGTTTTATATAAAAAATATAAATTTGAAATTGTTGCAATTGGTAATGGTACAGCATCAAGAGAAACTGAAAAGTTTATTGCTGAAGTGTTAAAAGGTGAAAATATGGATGCTAAATATGTGATCGTTTCAGAAGCTGGGGCATCAGTATATTCAGCCAGTGATATTGCGCGTGAAGAGTTCCCAGACTACTCAGTTGAGGAACGTTCTGCAGCATCAATTGCGCGTCGTTTACAAGACCCATTAGCAGAACTTGTAAAGATTGATCCAAAGTCAATTGGGGTTGGTCAATATCAACATGATGTGACACCTAAAAAGTTAGATGAAACATTAAATTTCGTTGTTACACAAGTAGTTAACCAAGTTGGTGTAAACGCAAATACTGCATCAAAATCATTATTAACTTATGTATCAGGTTTAACAAAATCAATGGCAGAAAACTTTGTAAGTTATCGTAATAAAATTGGTGGATTTAAAAATCGTCGCGATATTTTAAATGTTCCAAAATTAGGACCTAAAGCATATGAACAATCAATTGGATTCTTGCGTATTCCTGAAGGTGAGGAAATACTTGATATGACTTCTATTCACCCAGAAAGTTATGAACTTGCACGTGAGGTCATGAAGCGATTAAACATCACTAAAGAGGATTTAGGAAAACCAACGATTAAACTGTTAACAGAATCAATTGATAAAGAAAAATTAGCTAAAGAATTAAATACTGATAAATATACATTGGCAATTATTTTAGAAGCGTTTGAGGCGCCATTAAGAGATGTTCGTGATGATTATGATCAACCAATCTTAAAGTCAGATATCCTTACAATTGATGACTTAAAAGTAGGTATGGAATTAGAAGGTGTTGTACGCAACGTTACTGACTTTGGTGCGTTTGTTGACATTGGTTTAAAGAATGATGGTTTAGTACATATTTCTAAGATGTCTAACAAGTTTATTAAACATCCAAAAGAAGTTGTTTCAGTTGGACAAATTGTTAAGGTTTGGGTACTAAATATTGACCTCCAAAAACAAAAAGTTGGTCTAACAATGGTAAATAATTTAAATTAGCATTGACATTAAAATCTAAATAAGTTATCATATAAAGGCACGAGTAAATCGTGTCTTAAAAGTGGAGTGATACTCAAGAGGCCGAAGAGGACGCACTGCTAACGCGTTAGACGGATAATACCCGTGCGCGGGTTCAAATCCCGCTCACTCCGCCATCAAATGGCCCGTTGGAGAAACGGTTAACTCACATGCCTTTCACGCATGCATTCACGGGTTCAAATCCCGTACGGGTCACCATTTGAGTGATAAACCAAGACTTAAGAGAAATCTTAAGTCTTTTTTTCTTTTTTTATATAGTTTAGCCATGTTATAATTTAGATGTATGACTTACAGATGATGGGATCAGATGAAGAAAATATATATAATTATTGTATTAATCAGTACAGTTATATTAGGAAGTTGTGGATTCAATGATGAATTCTCTTTTAACATGGAAAATAAAATTTATCAGGGAAATACCTATGCAATTAATTACACCTATCTTGGTCATAAAGAGAGTACCTTCAAATCGGAAAATGAAGCCGTTGATAAAAAAGTTAGATTTAAATCACCTAAATATGAATGATGCATATTTATCTGCACTCGTTCATTACGTAACACTCACAAATCAAAAAGCAGCTAGTGTTAAGTTTATACCTGAAGTATGATGCTTGATACGGCAAACAAAATTCAATACGTTGTTGATAAAATAATACATTAATAGAGGGACATATGCATATTACAAAAGTAGAAGTTAACTTAGAATATAATCGTCAATTCTTTAATTATGTTTGGAAACTTCATGATGATTCATCAATGATTATAAAAAAAATATGAATCTAGAAACGGAAGTTACTGAAAAAAGCGTAAAGGATTTTAATGAATTTATAGATAAGATTCATCATGACATTAAAATGTTTAAGTGGTTAAGTTATTATGAATAACCAAATATCCATGATGGATTACAGTGGGAAATTGTATTATCTAATCATCAAGAGGAAAAAATATTTAGTGGAAGTAATAGATATCCTTATCGATTTAAAAAGTTTATAAAAGTTTGTAGGCAATATAATTTTTTACCTGACGACATATATTAAAAGAATATTGATATATTTATAATGAAATCATAACGTTTATATCTTATAATAATGGTGGATAGGAAAAAATTTATAGAGGGGTAAGTTTATGTCGGAGTTTAAAGGGAAAGCATTAGATTTATTTGTATGGAACATTATTTTAAGTATCGCTTCTGGATTCTTCCTTGTTCCACTAGCGTTTGTATTACCAAAATACTTAAAGTGGTTCTTTAGTCAAATTATGATTGATGATTCACAATTAGAGTTTATTGAAGATGGTCCGGCTTGGGAAATCTTAATTTGGATCTTATTTGCAACAGTAACATTTGGAATTGGTGCTCCATTTGCTTATAAGAAGATGTTAAAATGGGTTTATAATCGTGTAAGAGTTGTTGGTGAAAATGACGGCTTATGTGATTTTACAGGAACTGCATGGGATTTACTTGCTAACGCATTAATATTTGCTCTTGGATGGATGTTCTTTATTATTCCAGCAGCATGGACATTTATTATTTTCTATAAGTATATGCACTCTAGTACAGTGATTAATGGTAGAAGTTTAATCTTTGATACTGAAGCACCATGGTTTGGCGTGATTGGTTGGATTTTCTTTGGGGTAATCACACTTGGTATTGGTTCATGGTATGCTCAAAAGAAAATTTATCAATACATTTATCAAAATACACATTTTAGTGTTGATTATTATGTAAGTGAAGAAGAACTCGTTATTTAACGAGTTTTTTTATTTTCAAGTTGAAAATATTTATATAATTTAACAAAATTATCCGATTTATTCATGCCTTATATCAATTCAGTATGATATAAAAAACGTCATGATATAATGATATCGGGAAATATTATCCAGTTAAATAATTCTTTATACAAGAATATATTTTTATGGATAGATAGGAGATTCGCATGGAATTAAAGGAAAATGAAGTTGCTTGTCCCAAATGTGGTGCAGTTCATCATAAAGATGAACACTTCTGCAAAACATGTGGTGAAAAGTTAGATAATGATAACGAGAATTATGAATTAAAACCAAGGTTTGCTAGAAAACAATTAATTTCAACAGTCATAGGATTTGTCTTATTATTAGGTATAATTATTGGCTCTGTATCAATTGCAAACAGTTTAATGAAACCAGTTAACTTTAAAGATAAATATGGTGAAGCATACGCAAATGTTCCTTACGTTGAAATTAATAATGAAGGTACATTAATTAGGTTAATATCTGATCCAAATAGTGATTATCCATCAATGAATGGTAACTATGATGTTGAAACGAAGGCAGTATTAAAACAAGTCTTAAAAGAATTAGGATTTAAAGATAGTACTTATGAAGAAATAACGACTTCATCAAGCGATGAGTTAACAACCATTTTCTCAGATAAATATGTAATCTACTGGAGAAACTCAGATATTCACGGATTAGAAGTATTAATTTTAGTTAGATAAATAGTATTTAAAAATAAACTTGCAGTCAAATGCAAGTTTTTTTCTTTTACGAAAATAATAAATATTTAAATTAATATATTATAATATATTCGTTAAGATGTTTTTATATAGAATGGATGTGAAACATGGCTAGATTAGATCAAACAAAAACACCTTTTTTTGATAAAATAAAAGCCTATGGAACTTCAGGAACAACTGCATTAGATGTACCTGGTCATAAACTGGGTAGATTAGATTCTGAGTTTAAGAGTTTCTTAGGAGAAAATGTATTTTTATTAGATGCCAATGCACCAAAGGGATTAGATAATTTATCTAAACCAAAGGGTGTCATTAAAGAGGCTCAGGAATTAGCAGCAGATGCTTTTGGTGCTGAGCATGCGTATTTTTTAATTAATGGTACTTCACAAGGTATCATTACAATGATTATGACGGCTGTACGTGCGAAAGAAAAAATTATTATTCCGCGTAACGTACATAAGTCAGCAATAAATGGACTTATCTTGTCTGGGGCAATGCCAATTTTTATGAAACCACATATGGATTCTGAATTAGGTATTGCAAATGGTATTAACTTAAGTGAGTTAAGAGAAACTATTATGGAAAACCCAGATGCCAAGGCTGTTTTTGTTATTAACCCAACCTATTTTGGTGTGACTTCCAATTTAAAAGAAATTGTGAAGTTAGCCCATGAATATGGGATGCTAGTCTTAGTCGATGAAGCACACGGCGCACACTTTGGATTCTCAGATAAATTACCAATATCTGCCATGGAAGCTGGAGCTGATATGAGTGCTTGTTCAATTCATAAGACCGTTGGATCGTTAACGCAAACATCTATATTATTAACACAAGGTAATTTAGTTGATCAGAATCGTGTTCAGTCAACTTTAAATATTTTACAATCGACCTCACCATCATCAATTTTCATGGCTTCTTTAGACAGTGCACGTAGTTATATGGCTGTGTATGGTAAAGAAAAGTTAGAAAAATTAATTGAGATGGCTGAAGACACACGTAAACGCATTAATAAATTAAAAGGATTAAGAGCGATTACGAAAGAATATATCTATAATCATAAGGGTTATGATTATGATGAAACAAAGATTATGGTTCAAGTCTCTGATTTAGGTATTACTGGATTTGATGCGTATAATATTCTTTCTCAAGATTGTAATATTCAAATGGAACTTGCTGAGACCCATCTCATCCTTGCAGTATTATCAATTGGTACAACACAAGAAGATTTAGATAAATTTGTTGAAGGATTAAAACAATTACGAAAGTATAAAACTGATAAACAAATTAGACATAAAATTAGATTTACATACCCTGATACTTATGAGCGTCCACGTGAAGCATACCACGCACCTAAAAAATATGTTAGAGTAGAAGATGCTTTAAATGAGGTTGCTGCAGAAAATATCATGGTATATCCTCCAGGAATTCCACTTGTGATTCCAGGAGAAATCATTAACGAAGATATTTTAGATGACTTAGCGTTTTATAAGTCACAAGGTTCAACCATTCTTTCAGATACTGAAGATGGATACATTAAAGTTGTCGATAAAGATAACTGGATAAAATATGAGGGAGACCTATGAAATTAAAAAAAGTAGATTTATCATTTCAATCATGCACAGCAGAATATAAAGATGCTGATGTTGTGATTTTCTCAGTACCAATGGATGCAACTACATCATTCCGTCCTGGTACACGATTTGCAGGAAATGCAGTTAGAGTAGATTCTATTGGTGTTGAATGGTATTCACCATATCGTGATATGTCTTTAAAAGATTATAAGACTAGTGATGTTGGTGATTTAGATATGCCGATTGGTGCAGTTAAAGAATGTTTAGATACAATCTATGATGCAACTAAGACAATTTTAAATGATAATAAAGTTCCATTTATGATTGGTGGCGAACACTTAGTAACTTACCCAGTTTTAAAAGCATTCAAAGAAAAGTATGATGATTTATATGTTATTCATTTAGATGCACATACGGATTTACGTGAAGAATTCTTTGGCATGGAAATGAGTCATGCAACATTCATGAGACAAGCACATAAATTCTTAGGTGATCATCATATCTACCAATTTGGTATTAGAAGTGGTGATAAAGAGGAATTTGAATGGGCTAAGAAACATATCCATCAAAGAAAGTTTGACTTTGAAGGGTTAGCAGAAGCTGTTGAATTCTTAAAAGATAAACCAGTATATATTACAATTGATATTGACGTTTTAGATCCAGCGGTTGCCCCAGGAACTGGAACACCTGAACCAGGTGGTATGCAATATAAAGATTTAATCTGGGCATTTGAACAATTTGAAAAGTTAAATAATCTTGTTGGTGCTGACTTAGTAGAATTAAGCCCATACTTAGATCCAAGTGGAGCTACAAACGCAGTTGCAGCAAAAACAACTCGTGAAATGGTTCTTTTACTTCATAACGCATTAAATAAACGTAAATAATATAAAAGGGTGAAATCATCACCCTTTTTATATATAATGATTATAGAGAGGTAATTAAGTGAAAAAATTAGCTATATATATTACATTATTTATTATTTCATTATTAATTATTATTTTTGGATCTATTTATCTATATAGTTATGTGTTTGTAAAGCATAACACTGACTTTGATAATCCTTTATTCATTACGGTTGGAATTCTTTTACCAGTTAGTTTAATATCAATGCCTAAATTGTATAGAAAGTCTAAGTATATATATAAAATGAATAAATTAAAAAATAAAAATAACGTGTAAATTGCACGTTTTTTTATTGATAAATCGCATTTTTCCAACAAATGTGTTACAATTAGTTTGGTGATGATATGAATAAAACAGATTATATTAATGTAAGAGTCAATAAAGAAACTAAGGATAAAGTTGAAGTCATTTTAAAAGAATTGAACTTAAAGATGAGCGATGCGATAAATTTATATTTAAATCAAATTGTATTAGATGAGGGAATTCCTTTTAAAGTAAGACTACCTAAATATGAGAAAGCTTATCAAGAACTTGAAAAGGCGATTGGCTTTAACGCATTTGGTGGTGGAAAACCAAGTCCGTATGCTAGAAACATTCTTTTACTATATGCAAAAGAGGAAATTGATTTTGAAACTGCAGTATTTGCATTAGGTAGAGAAAGATGATTAAAGATCCTTACTTATATCCAGGGACCAATGTCCATATTAATGTTGCAGGTATTCAAGATAAAGCTAGATTAAAAGAGTATACTGCCAAGCAATTTGCTTTAGCATTAATCAAACTTCAAAAAGAAGACTTTGAAGTGAAGAGTTCAAAAGATTTATTAACATTACATAAAATATTGTTTAAGCACGTTTTTGAATGGGCTGGTAAAATTCGCATCATGAATGTGACAAAAAGTGAATTCATCTTAGGTGAAAATACAGTTGAATACGCAGATTACACATTAATATTAAAAGAATTAGACCAGGTTGATCAAAAATTCATGAATCTATCTTGGAAATCATTTACGAAAGAAGAATTTGTAGATAACTTGACTAATATGATTGTCTCATTATGGGTGATTCGTCCATTCAGAGAGGGAAATACCCGTACAATCATGGTGTTTTTGGACTTTTTTATTAAAAAATATGGGTATTGTATAGATTTAGAGGAGTTTAAGCGCCAAGAAAGTGAAATTAGAAATGCACTTGTTTGGGCAACGATTGGGGAGTTTTATCATATCAATTCTATCTTCAATTTAATGCTTTCCAACAAATGTGTTACAAATCAAAAGAAATAATAAAAAAGTTGTGTGATTTTTAGAAAAATTGATTTCGAAAAGCAAATTTCTAGAGCGTCACTGAAGCCTTATCTATAAGATAGGGCTTTTTTTATTATATAATGAAGGTGCAATAAAAAAGCTTTATAGGAGGAAATTTATGATTGCTAAGAAGTATGACGCATCTAAAGATAAACAATTTCAAATTTTAGATCATACAGGTAAAATCGTTAACGAAAAATTCGAACCGAATTTACCAAAAGAAACATTATTAAAAATGTATAAGACAGCTGTTTTAGGACGCAATGCTGATATTAAAGCATTACAATACCAAAGACAAGGCCGTATGTTAACTTATGCTCCAAACATGGGACAAGAAGCAACACAAATCGGTATGGCAGCTGCTATGGAACCACAAGATTGGAACTCTCCAATGTATCGTGAGTTAAACGCTCAACTATACCGTGGTGTAACATTAGAATCAATCTACTTATACTGGTATGGTAATGAAAGAGGATCAATTAGACCTGAAGGTGTTAAAGTATTACCTACAAACATCATCATTGGTTCTCAATCAAACTTAGCTGCAGGTTTAGCTATGGCAGCTAAAATTAAGAAAACTAACGAAGTAGCAGTATTCACTATCGGTGATGGTGGTACAGCTCACGGAGAATTCTACGAAGGTATAAACTTCGCAGCATCATTCAAAGCTCCAATGGTAGCAGTTATCCAAAATAACCAATATGCTATTTCAACACCAGTTGCTAAAGCTTCTAACTCAGAAACATTAGCTCAAAAAGGTGCTGCATTTGGTATTCCATTCGTTCAAGTAGATGGTAACGATATGTTAGCTATGTACGTAGCAACTAAAGAAGCTTTAGACAGAGCTCGTAAAGGTGAAGGCCCAACTTTAATTGAAGCGTTCACTTATCGTATGGGACCACACACTACATCTGATGACCCATCAATCTACAGAACTAAAGAAGAAGAAAATTCATGGGTAGAAAAAGACCCAATCACTCGCTTCAAGACTTACTTAATCAATAAAGGTTATTGGTCAGAAGCCGAAGATGCTAAACTAATTGAAGAAGTTAACACTGAAATCGGTGAAACATTCAAGAAAGTTGAAAGCTATGGCGCAAACGTTGAATTAATTGAAATCTTCGAACATACTTACGCTGAAATGACACCACAATTAAAAGAACAATACGAAGAACACAAGAAGTTCTTAGAAGGAGCTAAATAATATGCCAATCGTTACATTATTAGAAGCTATCAATCAAGCTCTTGATCAAGCAATGGAAAAAGACCAAAGCGTCGTTTTATTCGGTGAAGATGCCGGATTCGAAGGCGGAGTTTTCCGTGTTACTGCTGGTTTACAAAAGAAATATGGAGTAGATAGAGTATTCGATACTCCAATCGCTGAATCTGCAATCGTTGGTTCTGCAATCGGTATGGCTGTTAATGGCTTAAAACCAGTTGCTGAAATCCAATTTGATGGATTCATCTTCCCAGGTTATACTGATTTAGTAACTCATGCTGCTAGATTCAGAAACCGTTCAAGAGGTCAATTCCCAGTTCCAATGGTATTACGTGTACCACATGGTGGCGGTATTAGAGCCTTAGAACACCACTCAGAAGCTATTGAAACATTATTAGGATCAATTCCAGGATTAAAGGTTGTTACACCTTCTACTCCATATGATGCTAAAGGTTTATTATTAGCTGCTATCAATGATCCAGACCCAGTTGTATTCTTAGAACCAAAGAGAATTTACCGTGCTGGTAAGCAAGA of the Acholeplasma hippikon genome contains:
- a CDS encoding Tex family protein, with protein sequence MNELLVNSVSEDLKLPISKVKAVLDLLAEGATIPFIARYRKEVTGGMDEEQIFAINQAYEYATNLLKRKEDVIRLIEEKGMLTEALKNEILNATKLVEVEDLYRPFKEKKKTKATEAIAKGLEPLANFMLEFPKTEVREEAKKYLTEEVKSVSDAIEGAKYIIAEKVSDDANYRKYLRDYLFNNGLVVTTVKKDGKTIDEKQVYDMYYDFSMPIKRIKPHQVLAINRAEDEKVISVKLDGTKEAMESYLIKQVIKKPSTAQTYLEEAILDSLKRLIFPSIEREIRSELSDIAENQAIEVFADNLSKLLLQPPLKGKVILGVDPAFRTGCKLCIVDKNGMVLEKGVIYPHEKSVGAKVDEDLLFKARLQLKVLYKKYKFEIVAIGNGTASRETEKFIAEVLKGENMDAKYVIVSEAGASVYSASDIAREEFPDYSVEERSAASIARRLQDPLAELVKIDPKSIGVGQYQHDVTPKKLDETLNFVVTQVVNQVGVNANTASKSLLTYVSGLTKSMAENFVSYRNKIGGFKNRRDILNVPKLGPKAYEQSIGFLRIPEGEEILDMTSIHPESYELAREVMKRLNITKEDLGKPTIKLLTESIDKEKLAKELNTDKYTLAIILEAFEAPLRDVRDDYDQPILKSDILTIDDLKVGMELEGVVRNVTDFGAFVDIGLKNDGLVHISKMSNKFIKHPKEVVSVGQIVKVWVLNIDLQKQKVGLTMVNNLN
- a CDS encoding YjgN family protein — its product is MSEFKGKALDLFVWNIILSIASGFFLVPLAFVLPKYLKWFFSQIMIDDSQLEFIEDGPAWEILIWILFATVTFGIGAPFAYKKMLKWVYNRVRVVGENDGLCDFTGTAWDLLANALIFALGWMFFIIPAAWTFIIFYKYMHSSTVINGRSLIFDTEAPWFGVIGWIFFGVITLGIGSWYAQKKIYQYIYQNTHFSVDYYVSEEELVI
- a CDS encoding zinc ribbon domain-containing protein, which translates into the protein MELKENEVACPKCGAVHHKDEHFCKTCGEKLDNDNENYELKPRFARKQLISTVIGFVLLLGIIIGSVSIANSLMKPVNFKDKYGEAYANVPYVEINNEGTLIRLISDPNSDYPSMNGNYDVETKAVLKQVLKELGFKDSTYEEITTSSSDELTTIFSDKYVIYWRNSDIHGLEVLILVR
- a CDS encoding aminotransferase class I/II-fold pyridoxal phosphate-dependent enzyme, encoding MARLDQTKTPFFDKIKAYGTSGTTALDVPGHKLGRLDSEFKSFLGENVFLLDANAPKGLDNLSKPKGVIKEAQELAADAFGAEHAYFLINGTSQGIITMIMTAVRAKEKIIIPRNVHKSAINGLILSGAMPIFMKPHMDSELGIANGINLSELRETIMENPDAKAVFVINPTYFGVTSNLKEIVKLAHEYGMLVLVDEAHGAHFGFSDKLPISAMEAGADMSACSIHKTVGSLTQTSILLTQGNLVDQNRVQSTLNILQSTSPSSIFMASLDSARSYMAVYGKEKLEKLIEMAEDTRKRINKLKGLRAITKEYIYNHKGYDYDETKIMVQVSDLGITGFDAYNILSQDCNIQMELAETHLILAVLSIGTTQEDLDKFVEGLKQLRKYKTDKQIRHKIRFTYPDTYERPREAYHAPKKYVRVEDALNEVAAENIMVYPPGIPLVIPGEIINEDILDDLAFYKSQGSTILSDTEDGYIKVVDKDNWIKYEGDL
- the speB gene encoding agmatinase, translating into MKLKKVDLSFQSCTAEYKDADVVIFSVPMDATTSFRPGTRFAGNAVRVDSIGVEWYSPYRDMSLKDYKTSDVGDLDMPIGAVKECLDTIYDATKTILNDNKVPFMIGGEHLVTYPVLKAFKEKYDDLYVIHLDAHTDLREEFFGMEMSHATFMRQAHKFLGDHHIYQFGIRSGDKEEFEWAKKHIHQRKFDFEGLAEAVEFLKDKPVYITIDIDVLDPAVAPGTGTPEPGGMQYKDLIWAFEQFEKLNNLVGADLVELSPYLDPSGATNAVAAKTTREMVLLLHNALNKRK
- a CDS encoding type II toxin-antitoxin system RelB/DinJ family antitoxin: MNKTDYINVRVNKETKDKVEVILKELNLKMSDAINLYLNQIVLDEGIPFKVRLPKYEKAYQELEKAIGFNAFGGGKPSPYARNILLLYAKEEIDFETAVFALGRER
- a CDS encoding Fic/DOC family protein gives rise to the protein MIKDPYLYPGTNVHINVAGIQDKARLKEYTAKQFALALIKLQKEDFEVKSSKDLLTLHKILFKHVFEWAGKIRIMNVTKSEFILGENTVEYADYTLILKELDQVDQKFMNLSWKSFTKEEFVDNLTNMIVSLWVIRPFREGNTRTIMVFLDFFIKKYGYCIDLEEFKRQESEIRNALVWATIGEFYHINSIFNLMLSNKCVTNQKK
- the pdhA gene encoding pyruvate dehydrogenase (acetyl-transferring) E1 component subunit alpha — encoded protein: MIAKKYDASKDKQFQILDHTGKIVNEKFEPNLPKETLLKMYKTAVLGRNADIKALQYQRQGRMLTYAPNMGQEATQIGMAAAMEPQDWNSPMYRELNAQLYRGVTLESIYLYWYGNERGSIRPEGVKVLPTNIIIGSQSNLAAGLAMAAKIKKTNEVAVFTIGDGGTAHGEFYEGINFAASFKAPMVAVIQNNQYAISTPVAKASNSETLAQKGAAFGIPFVQVDGNDMLAMYVATKEALDRARKGEGPTLIEAFTYRMGPHTTSDDPSIYRTKEEENSWVEKDPITRFKTYLINKGYWSEAEDAKLIEEVNTEIGETFKKVESYGANVELIEIFEHTYAEMTPQLKEQYEEHKKFLEGAK
- a CDS encoding alpha-ketoacid dehydrogenase subunit beta; this encodes MPIVTLLEAINQALDQAMEKDQSVVLFGEDAGFEGGVFRVTAGLQKKYGVDRVFDTPIAESAIVGSAIGMAVNGLKPVAEIQFDGFIFPGYTDLVTHAARFRNRSRGQFPVPMVLRVPHGGGIRALEHHSEAIETLLGSIPGLKVVTPSTPYDAKGLLLAAINDPDPVVFLEPKRIYRAGKQEVPAEMYEIPLGKAKVVKQGTDITVVAWGAIVREVEKAIKVVEAEGISVELIDLRTIAPYDQETILNSVKKTGRFMVVTEAVKTYGPAAELIAMVNEKAFFNLEAAPVRLTGFDITVPLARGEHYHFPNPDKIAAYLRNLAKVRP